Proteins from a single region of Streptomyces sp. Tu 3180:
- a CDS encoding DUF262 domain-containing protein, whose amino-acid sequence MEQIEFESSNSRDIEESEAQLDSEYEEDPIGFWESKQRDLLTSVLDYNLRSLTDLVKNKQIDLSPNYQRRNRWKDDRKSQLIESFLMNVPIPNIFLNEDAYGHYSVIDGKQRLTAISDFLFGRFALTGLKVFGEANGLRFDELPTTLQTILETRANLRAVIILRQSDPDIKYQVFQRLNTGGIRLNPQEIRNSAWPGKLNDMILEESISSEFHKLLGIKDRNRSAIYSEMRDAEFVLRYLTFRENWDTFAGGMGRKLDTFMATHHNMPAVQVEEARSHFRAAVRKARAAFGENAFQRWSPEKQSWRRQVLASLYDAEIFAVGQFSEDTLRENSSEIIAGVQELFSNTKFRRAVDAATNTPSYFRDRITMMRDMISEKVG is encoded by the coding sequence ATGGAGCAGATCGAGTTCGAATCCAGCAATAGTCGGGATATCGAAGAATCGGAGGCCCAACTCGACTCCGAATACGAGGAAGATCCGATCGGTTTCTGGGAATCCAAGCAGAGAGACCTGCTCACGAGCGTCCTTGACTACAATTTGCGCTCTCTGACGGACTTGGTCAAGAACAAGCAGATCGACCTGTCCCCTAACTATCAGCGACGAAACAGGTGGAAGGACGACCGGAAGTCTCAACTGATTGAGTCTTTCTTGATGAATGTCCCGATCCCTAATATTTTCCTGAATGAGGATGCCTATGGGCACTATTCCGTCATCGATGGAAAGCAGCGCCTGACGGCAATCAGTGATTTCCTCTTCGGGCGATTCGCTCTTACTGGTTTGAAGGTTTTCGGAGAAGCCAACGGCCTGAGGTTTGATGAGCTTCCCACAACACTTCAGACCATTCTCGAGACGCGCGCCAACCTGCGAGCTGTCATCATCCTCCGCCAGTCCGACCCTGATATCAAGTATCAAGTCTTCCAACGTTTGAATACTGGCGGCATTAGACTCAACCCTCAAGAGATCAGAAACAGTGCCTGGCCTGGCAAGCTGAACGACATGATCCTCGAGGAGTCGATTTCGAGCGAGTTTCATAAGCTGCTCGGCATTAAAGACCGGAATCGATCCGCCATCTACAGCGAGATGCGCGACGCCGAGTTCGTTTTGCGGTATCTTACATTCCGTGAAAACTGGGACACTTTTGCTGGTGGAATGGGTCGCAAGCTCGACACCTTCATGGCTACTCACCACAATATGCCCGCAGTTCAGGTAGAGGAAGCTCGGTCTCACTTTCGCGCTGCCGTCAGAAAGGCAAGGGCGGCGTTTGGTGAAAACGCCTTCCAGCGATGGTCGCCAGAAAAGCAGTCCTGGCGACGGCAGGTGCTTGCTTCTCTATACGACGCTGAGATTTTTGCCGTTGGACAGTTTTCTGAGGATACTTTGCGGGAGAACAGCTCAGAGATCATTGCAGGAGTGCAGGAACTCTTCTCGAACACAAAATTCCGGCGGGCGGTTGACGCTGCCACCAACACCCCCAGTTACTTTCGTGATCGAATCACAATGATGCGTGACATGATCAGCGAAAAGGTTGGTTGA
- a CDS encoding HEPN domain-containing protein — protein MGALATFHAGAQAVQALISLESVYPDPPDSIEFPKVSALRGACTVLTVASFEKFLRDLFEEELDRIRTAKVPMGLLPKKLQVEASFASLELALKGDFSTKGMDRELRLANVLTAARLLAKDSFEPKALAATNSNPDSACVKRMFKAVGISEVFQVCSDEFTKHWGRQEVSGFESQKLDSILDSRHQVAHTAQAMHISRPELSYNLRFIEVLTRVLHAQLSQHVDGIIAGAQSPPVTPPGP, from the coding sequence ATGGGGGCGCTGGCTACATTCCACGCCGGGGCACAGGCGGTCCAAGCGCTAATTTCTCTCGAGTCTGTGTATCCGGATCCGCCTGACAGCATAGAATTTCCCAAGGTATCCGCGCTTCGAGGTGCCTGCACGGTACTTACCGTGGCTTCCTTTGAGAAGTTCCTCCGTGACCTGTTCGAGGAGGAACTAGACCGTATTCGGACTGCAAAAGTGCCAATGGGGCTACTCCCAAAAAAGCTTCAAGTCGAGGCCTCCTTTGCTTCCCTCGAGCTTGCGCTAAAAGGTGACTTTTCCACTAAGGGTATGGACCGTGAACTACGGTTGGCCAATGTCTTGACTGCGGCAAGACTTCTGGCCAAGGACAGCTTTGAGCCGAAAGCCCTTGCTGCAACGAACAGCAATCCTGACTCGGCTTGCGTTAAGCGAATGTTCAAAGCGGTGGGAATCTCCGAGGTCTTTCAAGTCTGCAGCGATGAATTCACTAAGCACTGGGGGCGGCAAGAAGTCTCTGGATTCGAGAGCCAAAAGCTTGATAGCATTCTCGATTCTAGGCATCAGGTGGCACATACAGCGCAGGCCATGCACATATCTAGACCGGAACTCAGCTATAATCTGAGGTTTATTGAGGTTCTCACTCGGGTGCTTCATGCACAGTTGAGTCAGCACGTGGACGGAATCATCGCTGGCGCCCAGAGTCCACCCGTAACTCCGCCTGGTCCTTGA
- a CDS encoding site-specific integrase, with protein sequence MTETPKRIRRAGHGEETIYWDTAKNRYVGAVSLGYAPNGKRRRPKVYGKTKTEVRQKIRDLKKELQSGVKTPANYTVADAVNDWLERGLKGCDEKGTIGKNHSMANKHLIPFIGKAKLKDLCADDVDDWLDGRAEFLATRSLRDLLATLRRSIEHAQRRDKAARNVALLATVPEGRPGRPSKALNLEQAEAVLAAARPSRLYAYLVLSLLSGVRTQEARPLTWDHVFLETEDGTLPHVAVWRSVRKHGETKTRKSRRTIALPKQVVDVLEERKRWQKQERASRGMEGSPAGRVFTTRSGEPLDAANVRRDFKAIVKKAGLVPEWTPRELRHSFVSLLSDHGIRLERIAQLVGHTSQATTEADYWKQLRPVTTEGAEAMDVIFTWRREATTREA encoded by the coding sequence ATGACCGAGACCCCAAAGCGGATCCGCAGGGCTGGCCACGGTGAAGAAACGATCTACTGGGACACGGCGAAGAACCGGTACGTGGGAGCCGTGTCCCTCGGGTACGCCCCGAATGGTAAGCGCCGCCGGCCGAAGGTGTACGGCAAGACCAAGACCGAGGTCCGCCAGAAGATCCGGGACCTGAAGAAGGAATTGCAGTCGGGCGTAAAGACGCCGGCCAACTACACCGTGGCCGACGCGGTGAACGACTGGCTGGAGCGCGGCCTGAAGGGGTGCGACGAGAAGGGCACCATCGGCAAGAACCACTCGATGGCGAACAAACACCTGATCCCGTTCATCGGCAAAGCGAAGCTGAAGGACCTCTGCGCGGACGACGTCGACGACTGGCTGGATGGCAGGGCCGAATTCCTGGCGACGCGCAGTCTCCGTGACCTGCTCGCCACCCTGCGCCGCTCCATCGAGCACGCTCAGCGCAGGGACAAGGCCGCACGGAATGTCGCCCTGCTCGCCACCGTTCCGGAAGGACGGCCTGGGCGTCCGAGCAAGGCCTTGAACCTGGAACAGGCGGAAGCTGTGCTTGCCGCGGCTCGCCCCTCGCGGCTGTACGCCTACCTCGTGCTCTCACTTCTCAGTGGCGTACGCACGCAAGAGGCGCGCCCCCTCACCTGGGATCACGTCTTCCTGGAGACGGAGGACGGCACCCTGCCCCATGTTGCCGTGTGGCGATCGGTGCGCAAGCACGGTGAGACCAAGACCAGGAAGAGCCGGCGGACCATCGCTCTGCCGAAGCAGGTGGTCGACGTCCTTGAAGAACGCAAGCGATGGCAGAAGCAGGAGAGGGCGTCTCGGGGGATGGAGGGGAGCCCGGCCGGCCGCGTCTTCACGACGCGGTCCGGTGAGCCGCTCGACGCTGCCAATGTGCGGCGTGACTTCAAAGCCATCGTGAAGAAGGCGGGGCTGGTGCCTGAGTGGACGCCGCGCGAGCTGCGGCACAGCTTCGTCTCACTGCTCTCGGACCATGGCATCCGGCTGGAGCGCATCGCCCAGCTTGTCGGGCACACCAGTCAGGCGACGACGGAGGCCGACTACTGGAAGCAGCTCCGCCCGGTCACCACAGAGGGCGCGGAGGCGATGGACGTGATCTTCACCTGGCGGCGCGAGGCGACCACCCGCGAGGCTTGA
- a CDS encoding metallophosphoesterase: MRARYGIPLGITAAGAAGLLYAAGFEARSFRLRRVTVPVLPSGMRPLRVLQVSDIHLVSGQRKKQRWLRSLAGLRPDFVINTGDNLSDPEAVPEVLDALGPLMEFPGAYVFGSNDYYGPRLRNPARYLLEKVQGRHGLNGNPPVVGAVHNPWEDLRDGFDAAGWLNLTNTRGTLKIEGTSIELTGLDDPHIKRDRYTEVAGGPSGSADFSMGVVHAPYLRVLDSFTADGYPLILAGHTHGGQLCIPFYGALVTNCDLDTDRVKGLSTHTSQGRTSYLHVSAGCGTSRYTPVRFACPPEATLMTLVGRDQRG; this comes from the coding sequence ATGCGCGCGCGATACGGAATCCCCCTGGGAATCACGGCGGCCGGAGCCGCCGGACTGCTGTACGCGGCGGGCTTCGAGGCCCGCTCCTTCCGCCTCCGGCGGGTGACCGTCCCCGTCCTGCCCTCCGGGATGCGCCCCCTGCGCGTGCTGCAGGTCTCCGACATCCACCTGGTGAGCGGCCAGCGCAAGAAGCAGCGCTGGCTGCGCTCCCTGGCGGGCCTGCGCCCCGACTTCGTGATCAACACGGGCGACAACCTGTCCGACCCCGAGGCCGTGCCCGAGGTCCTGGACGCCCTCGGCCCCCTGATGGAGTTCCCGGGCGCCTACGTCTTCGGCTCCAACGACTACTACGGCCCCAGGCTGCGCAACCCCGCCCGCTACCTGCTCGAGAAGGTCCAGGGCCGCCACGGCCTGAACGGCAACCCCCCGGTCGTCGGCGCGGTCCACAACCCCTGGGAGGACCTGCGGGACGGCTTCGACGCGGCGGGCTGGCTGAACCTGACGAACACCCGGGGCACGCTGAAGATCGAGGGAACGTCGATCGAGCTGACCGGCCTGGACGACCCGCACATCAAGCGGGACCGGTACACGGAGGTGGCGGGCGGCCCGTCGGGCTCGGCGGACTTCTCGATGGGCGTCGTCCACGCCCCCTACCTGCGCGTCCTGGACTCCTTCACGGCCGACGGCTACCCCCTGATCCTGGCCGGCCACACCCACGGCGGCCAGCTCTGCATCCCCTTCTACGGCGCCCTGGTCACCAACTGCGACCTGGACACGGACCGGGTGAAGGGCCTGTCCACGCACACCTCCCAGGGCCGCACGTCGTACCTCCACGTGTCGGCGGGCTGCGGCACCAGCAGGTACACCCCGGTCCGCTTCGCCTGCCCCCCGGAGGCGACGCTGATGACGCTCGTGGGCCGGGACCAGCGGGGCTGA
- a CDS encoding GatB/YqeY domain-containing protein, translated as MTTLKSKLQEDLNAAIKERDELRSSTLRLTLAAITKEEVAGKEKRELSDDEVQKVITREAKKRREAADAFAQGGRPEQAEREKAEGEVLAAYLPKQLSDEELDAIVAQAVEEARAAGAEGPRAMGAVMKIVNPKVAGQAEGGRVAAAVKKLLAG; from the coding sequence ATGACCACGCTCAAGTCGAAGCTGCAGGAAGACCTCAACGCCGCGATCAAGGAGCGCGACGAGCTCCGCTCCTCGACGCTCCGGCTGACGCTCGCCGCGATCACCAAGGAGGAGGTCGCGGGGAAGGAGAAGCGCGAGCTCTCCGACGACGAGGTGCAGAAGGTGATCACCCGGGAGGCGAAGAAGCGCCGTGAGGCGGCGGACGCCTTCGCGCAGGGCGGTCGTCCCGAGCAGGCCGAGCGGGAGAAGGCGGAGGGCGAGGTGCTGGCCGCGTACCTGCCCAAGCAGCTGTCCGACGAGGAGCTGGACGCGATCGTCGCCCAGGCGGTCGAGGAGGCCAGGGCGGCCGGTGCCGAGGGGCCGCGGGCCATGGGTGCCGTGATGAAGATCGTGAACCCGAAGGTGGCCGGGCAGGCCGAGGGCGGCCGGGTGGCCGCGGCCGTGAAGAAGCTGCTGGCCGGCTGA
- a CDS encoding glycoside hydrolase domain-containing protein, with translation MADEMVLRAQRFINTTYGNGATLGIPKLEENGRTGWVVMYALTRALQYEMGISSLSNNFGPGTLAALQEKYGKLDETTIPSANFCRIIQSALYCKGYDGGEIDGTYNDRVKAAVAQLNANMGVSSTYPGSSLWPKVVKGLLNMDAYVTVNNGSETIRSIQQWLNGRYVLRKDFYIIPCDGHHSRDVAKSMLFAIQYELGMADGVANGVFGPGTQSGLRSHTVSTGSSGVWVQLFTGAMVLNKRPVSFSSSFTSSLADSVRTFQSFMKLAVTGQGNFETWASLLVSYGDQSRQGEACDGVTKVTPARAQALKAAGYKYIGRYLYNPSTTSLPEKEIQPGELATIEEYGLRCFPIYQTWARSVDYYSPEQGVTDCMTASYKAEEHGFKPGTRIYFAVDYDAVDEEVTSFILPYFQKIREEMNHLGSPYKIGVYGPRNACSRISEAGYADASFVSDMSSGFSGNLGYPMPQNWAFDQIVTKTIGSGDGQIEIDNNIASGRDTGQGDFYPTPSQKLDIGFDIDLWPALLQEVQDYMARIGKPGGERMYTLQECLETIISYDATITSGARRYRMRKALIQTSAFWEFAHYSIKDYTEDAGVVLYHTGIIPDWAKDLPKVEQLVDSSTGIAKISGRTCILARNNSIRSGLLEGTILDSAADADRWAMWQKVNQDNVFNLSTVPHMHIWGADGKAGDHEETPIRRPALDYDETEIYEVLRRYQGFGDEAEAHARERMPLYAIFEKYNFAIRGV, from the coding sequence ATGGCCGACGAGATGGTGCTCCGCGCCCAGAGATTCATCAACACCACTTACGGGAACGGCGCCACCCTGGGCATTCCCAAGCTGGAGGAGAACGGCCGCACCGGTTGGGTTGTCATGTACGCTCTAACTCGGGCGCTGCAGTACGAGATGGGCATCTCCTCGCTCTCGAACAACTTCGGCCCGGGCACGCTCGCCGCCCTCCAGGAGAAGTACGGCAAGCTCGACGAGACGACCATCCCGTCGGCCAACTTCTGCCGCATCATCCAGTCCGCCCTGTACTGCAAGGGCTACGACGGCGGCGAGATCGACGGGACCTACAACGACCGCGTCAAGGCTGCGGTGGCGCAGCTCAACGCGAACATGGGTGTCAGCAGCACCTATCCCGGCAGCTCCCTGTGGCCGAAGGTGGTCAAGGGCCTGCTGAACATGGACGCCTACGTCACCGTCAACAACGGCTCGGAGACCATCCGGTCCATCCAGCAGTGGCTGAACGGCCGTTACGTCCTGCGCAAGGACTTCTACATCATCCCCTGCGACGGCCATCACTCCCGTGACGTCGCCAAGTCGATGCTGTTCGCGATCCAGTACGAGCTGGGCATGGCGGACGGCGTGGCGAACGGGGTCTTCGGCCCCGGCACCCAGTCCGGCCTGAGGAGCCACACGGTGTCCACCGGTTCCTCCGGGGTGTGGGTGCAGCTGTTCACCGGGGCCATGGTCCTCAACAAGCGCCCGGTTTCCTTCTCGAGCTCGTTCACGTCTTCGCTGGCCGACAGCGTCAGGACGTTCCAGTCGTTCATGAAGCTCGCCGTGACGGGCCAGGGCAACTTCGAGACCTGGGCCTCCCTGCTCGTCTCCTACGGGGACCAGAGCCGCCAGGGTGAGGCGTGCGACGGCGTCACGAAGGTCACCCCCGCCCGGGCCCAGGCCCTGAAGGCCGCGGGCTACAAGTACATCGGGCGGTACCTCTACAACCCCTCCACCACGTCCCTGCCGGAGAAGGAGATCCAGCCGGGCGAGCTCGCGACCATCGAGGAGTACGGGCTGCGCTGCTTCCCGATCTACCAGACGTGGGCGCGCTCGGTCGACTACTACAGCCCCGAGCAGGGCGTCACGGACTGCATGACCGCGTCGTACAAGGCGGAGGAGCACGGGTTCAAGCCGGGCACGCGCATCTACTTCGCCGTCGACTACGACGCGGTGGACGAGGAGGTCACGTCGTTCATCCTGCCGTACTTCCAGAAGATCAGAGAGGAGATGAACCACCTGGGCAGCCCCTACAAGATCGGGGTCTACGGCCCGCGCAACGCGTGCTCCCGGATCTCCGAGGCGGGTTACGCGGACGCCAGCTTCGTGTCGGACATGTCGTCCGGGTTCTCCGGCAACCTCGGCTACCCGATGCCCCAGAACTGGGCCTTCGACCAGATCGTCACCAAGACGATCGGCTCCGGTGACGGGCAGATCGAGATCGACAACAACATCGCCTCCGGCCGGGACACCGGGCAGGGCGACTTCTACCCCACGCCCTCCCAGAAGCTGGACATCGGCTTCGACATCGACCTGTGGCCCGCCCTGCTCCAGGAGGTCCAGGACTACATGGCACGGATCGGCAAGCCCGGGGGCGAGCGCATGTACACCCTGCAGGAGTGCCTCGAGACGATCATCAGCTACGACGCCACGATCACCTCGGGGGCCCGCAGGTACCGCATGCGCAAGGCACTCATCCAGACCTCGGCCTTCTGGGAGTTCGCCCACTACAGCATCAAGGACTACACCGAGGACGCCGGTGTCGTGCTGTACCACACCGGCATCATCCCGGACTGGGCCAAGGACCTGCCCAAGGTCGAGCAGCTGGTCGACAGCAGCACCGGCATCGCCAAGATCTCGGGCCGCACCTGCATCCTGGCGCGCAACAACTCGATCCGCTCGGGGCTGCTGGAGGGCACCATCCTCGACTCGGCCGCCGACGCCGACCGCTGGGCCATGTGGCAGAAGGTCAATCAGGACAACGTCTTCAACCTGAGTACCGTGCCGCACATGCACATCTGGGGGGCCGACGGAAAGGCCGGGGACCACGAGGAGACCCCGATCCGCCGTCCGGCCCTCGACTACGACGAAACGGAGATCTACGAGGTCCTGCGCCGGTACCAGGGCTTCGGTGACGAGGCGGAGGCCCACGCGAGGGAGCGCATGCCGCTCTACGCCATCTTCGAGAAGTACAACTTCGCCATCCGCGGGGTCTGA
- a CDS encoding transposase has translation MTGDLSRRLVTDELWALTEPLLPAFAPRRQGGGTAPVDERAVLTAVVYVLTSGCAWRLLPPWLEVSPATAHRRFTAWTKAGVWRRLYRAAVRGGLAGPGESDWAAVIADAAALRAGRGARGGPPMGTTRDGHEDTE, from the coding sequence ATGACTGGCGATCTCTCCCGGCGACTGGTCACCGACGAGCTGTGGGCCCTGACGGAACCGCTGCTGCCGGCGTTCGCACCGCGTCGGCAGGGCGGGGGTACGGCTCCCGTCGACGAGCGCGCGGTGCTCACCGCGGTGGTGTACGTGCTGACCAGCGGATGCGCCTGGCGACTGCTGCCGCCCTGGCTCGAGGTCTCGCCGGCGACCGCGCACCGCCGCTTCACCGCCTGGACGAAGGCCGGTGTGTGGCGACGGCTGTACCGGGCCGCGGTGCGTGGCGGGCTCGCGGGCCCGGGCGAGTCCGACTGGGCCGCCGTGATCGCGGACGCCGCGGCGCTGCGGGCCGGACGGGGAGCCCGCGGCGGCCCGCCGATGGGCACCACGCGAGACGGCCACGAAGACACAGAATGA
- a CDS encoding transglycosylase domain-containing protein, with protein sequence MPKKRSGGGLSPTQQAAKFLGVSVLAGAVMAGIALPAVGALGLAAKGSVESFDELPANLKTPPLSQRTTILDAEGGQIATVYSRDRTVVDLKDISPYMQKAIVAIEDSRFYEHGAVDLKGVLRALNKNARSGEVSEGASTLTQQYVKNVFVEEAGDDPTKVAQATQQTIGRKIRELKYAIQVEEELGKKKILENYLNITFFGQQAYGVEAAARRYFSKPAKDLNLQESALLAGLVQSPSRYDPVNDEAEAKSRRNVVLRRMAEVGDISREQADEAARTPLGLNVSKPKNGCTTAVKDAGFFCNYVRNVFLNDPVFGKDQKTRAKLWNQGGLTIRTTLEPQAQESVQQSLKDHVYKSDEVAAAATLVEPGTGKIVAMGQSKPYGSNAKEHETEINYSVDYRMGTSSGFPTGSTFKPFVAAAALEEGRPPTQEYPSPYELTVPSPIQTCGKPYTNEDGAKIPNENESEKGPYQLKEAMALSVNTYFIEMVADIGLCPVTEMAEKLHVRQGSGKKMPQVPSIALGTESVSPLTMASAYAAFANRGMYCTPIAIEAVTQQVGDTRKSLGVPKSTCSRAMSERTADTINALLKGVVDSGTGQQAGLADRDNAGKTGTTDERRNAWFVGYTPNLSGAVWVGSASQQVKMQNITIGGVYHDLVYGADTPGPIWKDAMTGALEGKEAESFVPVDIPDPVEENDDDRDDPGRGRDDGGNGDDNGNGGLLGGLTGGGNDGGVLGGLTGGDDGGGVTEPTFPDGFIQGNGNGNGGGRG encoded by the coding sequence ATGCCAAAGAAGCGCTCGGGCGGTGGTCTGTCTCCCACGCAGCAGGCCGCCAAGTTCCTCGGTGTCAGTGTCCTCGCGGGGGCCGTCATGGCCGGCATCGCGCTGCCCGCCGTGGGCGCGCTGGGACTGGCGGCCAAGGGATCGGTCGAGAGCTTCGACGAGCTCCCGGCCAACCTCAAGACCCCGCCGCTGAGCCAGCGCACCACCATCCTCGACGCCGAGGGCGGTCAGATCGCCACCGTCTACTCGCGCGACCGCACGGTGGTCGACCTCAAGGACATCTCGCCGTACATGCAGAAGGCGATCGTCGCGATCGAGGACTCGCGGTTCTACGAGCACGGCGCGGTCGACCTGAAGGGCGTACTGCGCGCGCTCAACAAGAACGCGCGCAGCGGCGAGGTCTCCGAGGGCGCGTCCACGCTCACGCAGCAGTACGTCAAGAACGTCTTCGTCGAGGAGGCCGGCGACGACCCCACCAAGGTCGCGCAGGCCACCCAGCAGACGATCGGCCGCAAGATCCGCGAACTGAAGTACGCGATCCAGGTCGAGGAGGAGCTGGGCAAGAAGAAGATCCTCGAGAACTACCTGAACATCACGTTCTTCGGCCAGCAGGCCTACGGCGTGGAGGCCGCCGCCCGGCGCTACTTCTCCAAGCCGGCCAAGGACCTCAACCTCCAGGAGTCCGCCCTCCTCGCCGGGCTCGTCCAGTCCCCGAGCCGCTACGACCCGGTCAACGACGAGGCGGAGGCGAAGAGCCGGCGCAACGTCGTCCTCCGGCGGATGGCCGAGGTCGGCGACATCTCCCGGGAGCAGGCCGACGAGGCGGCGAGGACCCCGCTGGGGCTGAACGTCAGCAAGCCGAAGAACGGCTGCACCACGGCGGTCAAGGACGCCGGGTTCTTCTGCAACTACGTGAGGAACGTCTTCCTCAACGACCCGGTCTTCGGCAAGGACCAGAAGACCCGGGCGAAGCTGTGGAACCAGGGCGGCCTCACCATCCGCACCACCCTCGAGCCGCAGGCCCAGGAATCCGTCCAGCAGTCGCTGAAGGACCACGTCTACAAGAGCGACGAGGTCGCCGCCGCGGCCACCCTCGTCGAACCCGGCACCGGCAAGATCGTGGCGATGGGCCAGTCGAAGCCGTACGGCTCCAACGCCAAGGAGCACGAGACCGAGATCAACTACTCGGTGGACTACAGGATGGGGACGAGCAGCGGCTTCCCCACGGGCTCCACGTTCAAGCCGTTCGTGGCGGCCGCCGCCCTCGAGGAGGGCCGCCCGCCGACGCAGGAGTACCCCTCGCCGTACGAACTGACGGTCCCGAGCCCCATCCAGACGTGCGGCAAGCCCTACACCAACGAAGACGGCGCCAAGATCCCGAACGAGAACGAATCGGAGAAGGGCCCCTACCAGCTGAAGGAGGCGATGGCCCTCTCGGTCAACACCTACTTCATCGAGATGGTCGCGGACATCGGTCTCTGCCCGGTCACCGAGATGGCCGAGAAACTGCACGTCCGGCAGGGCAGCGGCAAGAAGATGCCCCAGGTCCCGTCGATCGCCCTCGGCACCGAGTCCGTCTCCCCGCTGACCATGGCGTCCGCGTACGCCGCCTTCGCCAACCGCGGCATGTACTGCACGCCCATCGCCATCGAGGCGGTCACGCAGCAGGTGGGCGACACCAGGAAGAGCCTCGGGGTGCCGAAGTCCACCTGCTCGCGGGCGATGTCGGAGCGGACCGCCGACACCATCAACGCCCTGCTCAAGGGTGTGGTCGACTCCGGTACCGGCCAGCAGGCAGGCCTCGCCGACCGGGACAACGCGGGCAAGACCGGTACCACCGACGAGCGCCGCAACGCCTGGTTCGTCGGCTACACGCCGAACCTCTCGGGCGCCGTCTGGGTCGGCAGCGCCAGCCAGCAGGTCAAGATGCAGAACATCACCATCGGCGGCGTCTACCACGACCTCGTCTACGGCGCCGACACCCCCGGCCCGATCTGGAAGGACGCCATGACCGGCGCCCTCGAGGGCAAGGAGGCCGAGTCCTTCGTCCCGGTCGACATCCCCGACCCGGTGGAGGAGAACGACGACGACCGCGACGATCCCGGCCGCGGCCGTGACGACGGCGGCAACGGCGACGACAACGGAAACGGCGGCCTCCTCGGCGGCCTGACCGGCGGCGGGAACGACGGCGGCGTCCTCGGCGGCCTGACCGGCGGGGACGACGGCGGCGGCGTCACGGAACCGACCTTCCCCGACGGCTTCATCCAGGGCAACGGCAACGGCAACGGCGGAGGCCGCGGGTGA
- the wblA gene encoding transcriptional regulator WblA: MGWVTDWSAQAACRTTDPDELFVQGAAQNRAKAVCTGCPVRTECLADALDNRVEFGVWGGMTERERRALLRRRPTVTSWRRLLETARTEYERGTGVVPLDDDEVYESYAAVG; this comes from the coding sequence ATGGGCTGGGTTACCGACTGGAGTGCGCAGGCTGCCTGCCGCACTACCGATCCGGATGAACTGTTCGTTCAGGGAGCAGCGCAGAACAGGGCCAAGGCGGTGTGCACCGGATGTCCGGTACGCACCGAATGCCTGGCCGACGCGCTGGACAACCGCGTCGAGTTCGGTGTGTGGGGAGGCATGACGGAACGTGAGCGCCGCGCACTGTTGCGCCGGCGGCCGACCGTGACCTCCTGGCGCAGGCTGCTGGAGACCGCGCGGACGGAGTACGAGCGGGGGACGGGTGTCGTCCCGCTCGACGACGACGAGGTGTACGAGAGCTACGCGGCGGTGGGCTGA